A window of Fimbriimonadaceae bacterium contains these coding sequences:
- a CDS encoding redoxin family protein: protein MPHLKELNRRYKDQGLVLIGIHSDPDAAKMKAAVKENGLDYLIAQDGEKKTMRAMHADSFPDYYLIDRSGKLRFADLANAELDRAVEVLLKEKG, encoded by the coding sequence ATGCCCCACTTGAAAGAGTTGAATCGACGCTACAAGGACCAGGGTCTGGTCCTTATCGGCATCCACTCCGACCCCGACGCCGCGAAGATGAAGGCCGCGGTGAAGGAGAACGGCTTGGATTATCTGATCGCGCAGGACGGGGAGAAGAAGACGATGCGGGCGATGCACGCGGACTCGTTCCCCGACTACTACCTGATCGACCGCTCCGGAAAGCTGCGCTTCGCGGACCTTGCGAACGCCGAGCTGGATCGGGCCGTCGAGGTCCTGCTCAAGGAGAAGGGGTAA
- a CDS encoding DNA-3-methyladenine glycosylase I produces MERCAWAQGEAMARYHDEEWGVPLHDDRRLFEFLVLEGAQAGLSWSTVLNKREGYRRAFEGFDPERVASYGEAEVARLLDDPGIVRNRAKIRSAIRNAQAFLEIQSAFGSFDAYVWRFVDGAPIQNRWSCMQELPATSPISDALSKDLKARGFNFVGSTIVYAHMQATGMVNDHLVGCPRHAALGG; encoded by the coding sequence GTGGAGCGATGCGCCTGGGCGCAGGGCGAGGCGATGGCGCGTTACCACGACGAGGAGTGGGGCGTGCCGTTGCACGACGACCGGCGGCTGTTCGAGTTCCTCGTGCTCGAGGGCGCCCAAGCAGGTCTTTCTTGGAGCACTGTGCTCAACAAGCGCGAGGGTTACCGGCGCGCGTTCGAGGGCTTCGACCCGGAGCGCGTGGCCTCTTACGGGGAGGCGGAGGTGGCGCGTCTGCTGGACGACCCGGGCATCGTACGCAATCGGGCGAAGATCCGATCCGCCATCCGCAACGCGCAGGCGTTTCTCGAGATCCAGTCCGCGTTCGGCTCGTTCGACGCCTACGTGTGGCGGTTCGTCGACGGCGCGCCCATCCAGAACCGATGGAGCTGCATGCAGGAGTTGCCGGCGACCTCTCCCATCTCGGACGCGCTCAGCAAAGATCTGAAGGCCCGGGGATTCAACTTTGTCGGGTCGACGATTGTGTATGCGCACATGCAGGCGACCGGGATGGTGAACGACCACCTGGTGGGCTGCCCCCGGCACGCGGCATTGGGTGGGTAG
- a CDS encoding methyltransferase domain-containing protein yields MSHTEEIQHHYENPRLLESILEGLRASGKDPDHLAPEDLSAVDEFHIRGRESTTETAKLASFPKGSHVLDIGSGIGGPSRHLASQFGLRMTGIDLSPLYCDIATELARRTGLSDQVRYQQADATSLPFADETFDGTWTQHASMNIENKEALYREMARVVKRGGKVVLYDIYGKEGEPHFPVPWARTPDISFLCSSDGIRAHLEKQGLVPIVWNDDSEQALEWFERRIASSAARGPDPVGLHQLFGPIWSEMAKNIVRNLKEKRIGVVQGVWTKP; encoded by the coding sequence ATGTCGCACACGGAAGAGATCCAGCACCACTACGAAAACCCCCGCCTCCTCGAATCGATCCTGGAAGGGCTCCGCGCCTCGGGAAAGGACCCGGACCATCTCGCGCCCGAGGATCTCTCCGCGGTCGACGAGTTCCACATCCGGGGGCGGGAGTCCACGACCGAAACGGCGAAACTCGCCTCGTTTCCCAAGGGGAGCCACGTCCTCGACATCGGCTCGGGCATCGGCGGCCCCTCCCGCCACCTCGCGTCGCAATTCGGACTTCGGATGACCGGCATCGACCTCAGCCCGCTTTACTGCGACATCGCCACCGAATTGGCCCGCCGCACGGGCCTGTCCGACCAGGTCCGCTACCAACAGGCCGACGCCACCAGCCTCCCGTTCGCCGACGAGACGTTCGACGGCACGTGGACGCAGCACGCCTCGATGAACATCGAGAACAAGGAGGCGCTCTACCGGGAGATGGCGCGCGTCGTCAAGCGGGGCGGGAAGGTCGTTCTTTACGACATCTACGGGAAGGAGGGCGAGCCGCACTTCCCCGTGCCTTGGGCCCGAACACCCGACATCAGCTTCCTGTGTTCGTCGGACGGGATCCGGGCACACCTCGAGAAGCAGGGATTGGTCCCGATCGTTTGGAACGACGACTCGGAGCAGGCCTTGGAGTGGTTTGAAAGGCGCATCGCCTCCTCCGCGGCCAGGGGGCCCGACCCCGTTGGGTTGCACCAGCTTTTCGGACCCATCTGGTCGGAAATGGCAAAGAACATCGTTAGAAACTTGAAGGAAAAGCGGATCGGCGTCGTCCAGGGCGTTTGGACCAAACCCTAG
- the ggt gene encoding gamma-glutamyltransferase has translation MLRTGLAGLLASVLIATGAAQSHPVYGRQGMAVAVDPTAASVGANILRQGGNAYDAAAAMGFALAVTYPQAGNLGGGGFAVCLSADGATSTLDFREKAPGKASKDMFLDAEGNVVPRRSLDTHLAAGVPGSVDGLLTLHARFGRLPRAQVLAPAIALASDGFPVSKELADSLRSAQKRLASHPGSLRAFYPNGAPPAFGSILRQPDLAKTLRLVSDKGRAGFYEGETADLIVAEMGRGQGLIDHDDLRAYRSKWREPFVTDAGGYRLVSMPLPSSGGVTIAQILGMLDLEEIRAFGPGSSRSIQQLTEAERLAYADRNHFLGDSDFVEVPLKRLVSPEYLAERRKQMPKERAGNSAGVAHGDAESTETTHYTVADADGNVVAITTTLNGSYGMGAAVEGAGFLLNNEMDDFTSKPGVPNLYGLVQSSANEIVPGKRMLSSMTPTIVLKDGKFFMTVGSPGGSTIITTVLQVFLNMAVHGMNIRDAIDAGRAHHQWLPDEISYERNFLAPDVVEALKAMGYKMAPTGSIGIAAGIERLADGTLAGWCDRRSGGAAVGY, from the coding sequence ATGCTTCGAACAGGACTCGCTGGACTTCTCGCGTCGGTTTTGATCGCGACCGGCGCCGCCCAGTCGCATCCGGTCTACGGGCGGCAAGGGATGGCGGTCGCCGTGGACCCGACCGCCGCGAGCGTGGGCGCGAACATCCTACGCCAAGGCGGCAACGCGTACGACGCGGCCGCCGCGATGGGGTTCGCCCTCGCGGTGACGTACCCGCAAGCCGGCAACCTCGGGGGCGGCGGATTTGCCGTCTGCCTCTCGGCCGATGGCGCCACGTCCACCTTGGATTTCCGCGAAAAGGCTCCCGGCAAGGCGTCCAAAGACATGTTCCTGGACGCCGAAGGCAACGTGGTCCCGCGAAGGAGTCTCGATACGCACCTCGCCGCCGGCGTCCCAGGTTCGGTAGACGGGCTCCTCACCCTGCACGCCCGCTTCGGCCGCCTGCCTCGAGCGCAGGTGCTGGCCCCCGCCATCGCCCTCGCCTCCGACGGCTTCCCCGTCTCGAAGGAGCTCGCAGATTCCCTTCGCAGCGCCCAGAAGCGCTTGGCGAGCCACCCGGGCTCGCTTCGCGCGTTCTATCCGAACGGAGCCCCTCCGGCTTTCGGTTCGATCCTTCGGCAGCCCGATCTGGCCAAGACGCTCCGCCTCGTTTCCGACAAGGGCCGGGCGGGGTTTTACGAGGGGGAGACCGCCGACCTGATCGTTGCCGAGATGGGGCGCGGCCAGGGCTTGATCGACCACGACGACCTGCGGGCCTACCGGTCGAAGTGGCGCGAACCGTTCGTGACCGACGCGGGGGGCTACCGCCTGGTCTCGATGCCGCTTCCGAGTTCCGGCGGCGTGACGATCGCCCAGATTCTCGGCATGCTCGACTTGGAGGAGATCCGTGCGTTCGGCCCGGGTTCCTCGCGCTCCATTCAACAGCTCACCGAGGCCGAGCGGCTCGCCTACGCGGACCGCAACCACTTCCTCGGAGATTCCGACTTCGTGGAGGTGCCTCTCAAGCGCCTGGTCTCCCCCGAGTACCTGGCAGAACGACGCAAGCAGATGCCGAAAGAGAGGGCGGGCAACAGCGCCGGGGTCGCGCACGGCGACGCCGAGTCCACCGAAACGACCCACTACACCGTGGCGGACGCCGATGGCAACGTCGTCGCGATCACCACGACCCTCAACGGCAGCTACGGGATGGGGGCCGCGGTCGAAGGCGCGGGTTTTCTCCTGAACAACGAGATGGACGACTTCACGTCCAAACCCGGCGTGCCTAACCTTTACGGCCTGGTGCAATCGAGCGCCAACGAGATCGTGCCCGGCAAGCGGATGCTGTCGTCGATGACCCCGACGATCGTGCTCAAGGACGGCAAGTTCTTCATGACCGTGGGCAGCCCCGGCGGCTCGACGATCATCACCACGGTGCTCCAGGTGTTCCTCAACATGGCCGTGCACGGAATGAACATCCGCGATGCCATCGATGCGGGCCGGGCCCACCACCAGTGGCTTCCCGACGAAATCTCCTACGAGCGCAACTTCCTCGCCCCGGACGTGGTGGAGGCGCTGAAGGCGATGGGCTACAAGATGGCCCCGACGGGCTCGATCGGCATTGCCGCAGGCATCGAGCGTTTGGCGGACGGGACGCTCGCCGGGTGGTGCGACCGCCGCTCGGGTGGAGCGGCGGTCGGATACTGA
- a CDS encoding 50S ribosomal protein L25 — MAVVPIEPRSDGASTNPQNPRKEGFLPMALVDKDNETALIQASVLEVKKALKETHGVALFQVRMPEDDSERTVLVKKVDLEPGKKRITHMTLQEVAPDDVIRISVPIEAVGKPKAVEAKEGVLERPVSRVRVRCSVSSVPMCIEVPIEDMKVGASITAKEIDLPEGVELVANEDAVLFNVKAVAEA, encoded by the coding sequence ATGGCAGTAGTGCCAATCGAGCCCCGATCCGACGGTGCATCCACCAACCCTCAGAATCCGCGCAAAGAGGGTTTCTTGCCCATGGCCCTGGTCGACAAAGACAACGAGACCGCCCTGATCCAGGCCAGCGTGCTTGAGGTGAAGAAGGCCCTGAAGGAGACGCATGGCGTCGCCTTGTTCCAAGTCCGCATGCCGGAGGACGATTCCGAACGCACCGTGTTGGTGAAGAAGGTCGACCTGGAGCCCGGAAAGAAGCGCATCACGCACATGACCCTTCAAGAGGTCGCCCCCGACGATGTCATCCGCATCTCCGTGCCGATCGAGGCGGTGGGCAAGCCCAAGGCCGTCGAAGCGAAGGAAGGGGTCTTGGAGCGGCCGGTCAGCAGAGTTCGCGTTCGCTGTTCGGTCTCCTCGGTGCCGATGTGCATCGAAGTGCCCATCGAGGACATGAAGGTCGGCGCCAGCATCACCGCCAAGGAGATCGACCTCCCCGAGGGAGTCGAGCTTGTGGCCAACGAGGACGCCGTCCTCTTCAACGTCAAGGCTGTCGCCGAAGCCTAA